The Haloarchaeobius sp. HME9146 genome includes a region encoding these proteins:
- a CDS encoding E3 binding domain-containing protein — MPKLGLEMEQGIILEWFFEPGEAVSEGDVIAEVESEKSIGEVEAREDGELRRIYLEEGESIPPGKPIGILAASDAEISDLEAEVEAELGDAGAAVDDSQDDDAAAETTDTDSAADTESTASDSGAAGDDVKASPRAKKQAEELGVDLTTVEGTGPMGSITADDVEAAASESDGQDSSSEPVKASPRAKKQAEELGVDLTTVEGTGPMGSITADDVEAAADAAQSGSSGGVHRTTGGQSEVYRYERLSAVANPEAGEALLETTEAVRSAFEERVTTTDVLLLVASAALEETPVLNGTYAESTHQLQTQQDIELVSDADDDLASGVIAGVDEKSLTEIVEARESLGDDEDDETASFTLSNTAGEDPDGPLINSPGVAALEIDPSGQRAVPNGDGVELQPLVTVDLTYDTCAIGDAEAEAFVDSFFEQAEQASELVLGSYRGKE; from the coding sequence ATGCCAAAGCTTGGGCTCGAGATGGAGCAGGGCATCATCCTGGAGTGGTTCTTCGAGCCCGGTGAGGCGGTGTCCGAAGGCGACGTGATCGCAGAGGTCGAGTCAGAGAAGAGCATCGGGGAGGTCGAAGCCCGCGAAGACGGAGAACTTCGACGGATCTACCTCGAGGAGGGGGAGTCCATCCCCCCGGGTAAGCCGATCGGTATCCTCGCGGCTTCCGATGCCGAGATATCCGACCTCGAGGCCGAGGTCGAAGCCGAACTCGGCGACGCGGGTGCGGCCGTCGACGACAGTCAGGACGACGACGCGGCAGCAGAGACGACAGACACCGACTCGGCTGCCGACACCGAATCCACGGCGTCCGATTCTGGCGCAGCAGGGGACGACGTGAAGGCGTCGCCGCGGGCGAAGAAGCAGGCAGAGGAACTCGGCGTGGACCTCACGACGGTCGAGGGGACCGGGCCGATGGGTTCGATCACGGCCGACGACGTCGAGGCAGCAGCCAGCGAGTCCGACGGGCAGGATTCGAGCTCCGAGCCGGTCAAGGCATCGCCACGGGCGAAGAAGCAGGCGGAAGAACTCGGTGTGGACCTCACGACGGTCGAGGGGACCGGGCCGATGGGCTCGATTACTGCCGACGACGTCGAGGCGGCAGCTGACGCCGCACAGTCGGGTTCGAGCGGTGGGGTTCACCGAACCACCGGCGGACAGTCCGAAGTGTACCGCTACGAGAGACTCTCTGCTGTGGCAAACCCCGAGGCCGGGGAAGCCCTCCTCGAGACCACGGAAGCGGTTCGGTCAGCGTTCGAGGAGCGCGTCACGACCACCGACGTGTTGCTCCTCGTCGCCTCGGCCGCACTCGAGGAGACGCCCGTGTTGAACGGTACCTACGCGGAGTCGACGCATCAGCTGCAAACGCAGCAGGATATCGAGCTCGTGTCCGACGCCGATGACGACCTGGCGTCGGGCGTGATCGCTGGCGTCGACGAGAAATCACTGACCGAGATCGTCGAGGCACGGGAGTCACTCGGCGACGACGAGGACGACGAGACGGCCTCGTTCACGCTCTCGAACACGGCAGGAGAAGACCCGGATGGACCACTCATCAACAGCCCGGGTGTGGCCGCACTGGAGATCGACCCGTCCGGGCAGCGGGCCGTTCCGAACGGTGACGGCGTCGAACTGCAACCGCTGGTCACCGTCGATCTGACGTACGACACGTGCGCCATCGGCGACGCCGAAGCTGAAGCGTTCGTGGACAGCTTCTTCGAACAGGCGGAGCAGGCATCCGAACTGGTGCTCGGGTCGTATCGCGGCAAGGAATAA
- a CDS encoding alpha-ketoacid dehydrogenase subunit beta, whose translation MSVQSELDGMETERMTVRESIRLALREEMRRDEDVYVMGEDVGDFGGVLEVTGDLIEEFGEERLRDTPIAEAGFTGAATGAAATGTRPVVELMFSDFMGVSMEQIMNQMAKMRYMFGGKTEMPVTVRTTEGGGMGAASQHSGTVHAWIAHFPGLKAVAPGTPASAKGLTKAAIRSDDPVFVFENKMIYEQKGEVPVDDDYVVPIGEAAVEREGEDVTVVATQRLVGESLQVAERLEGDVSVEVIDPRSLYPLDTDTIVESLQKTGRMVVADESPLSYGIHAEVVARAQEEAFFSLDAPIQRVGTPDTHMPFSTPLEQEVLPDGDQVENAINRIT comes from the coding sequence ATGAGCGTCCAGTCGGAACTCGACGGGATGGAGACGGAACGGATGACGGTCCGCGAATCCATCCGTCTGGCGCTCCGGGAGGAGATGCGTCGCGACGAGGACGTCTACGTCATGGGCGAAGACGTCGGTGACTTCGGCGGCGTCCTGGAGGTCACCGGCGACCTCATCGAGGAGTTCGGTGAGGAGCGACTTCGAGACACACCCATCGCCGAAGCCGGGTTCACCGGGGCGGCGACCGGTGCCGCGGCGACCGGGACCCGACCCGTCGTCGAGCTCATGTTCTCGGACTTCATGGGCGTCTCGATGGAACAGATCATGAACCAGATGGCGAAGATGCGCTACATGTTCGGCGGGAAGACCGAGATGCCCGTCACCGTACGCACCACCGAGGGTGGTGGGATGGGTGCCGCAAGCCAGCACTCCGGGACGGTCCACGCCTGGATCGCCCACTTCCCCGGTCTGAAGGCGGTCGCACCCGGTACGCCCGCCTCCGCCAAGGGGCTGACCAAGGCCGCGATCAGGTCTGACGACCCCGTCTTCGTCTTCGAGAACAAGATGATCTACGAGCAGAAGGGCGAGGTCCCGGTCGACGACGACTACGTCGTCCCGATCGGTGAAGCAGCCGTCGAACGTGAAGGCGAGGACGTCACCGTCGTGGCGACGCAACGACTCGTCGGCGAGTCGCTGCAGGTCGCCGAGCGCCTAGAAGGTGACGTGAGCGTCGAGGTCATCGACCCACGCTCGCTGTACCCGCTCGACACCGACACCATCGTCGAGAGCCTCCAGAAGACCGGCCGGATGGTCGTCGCCGACGAGAGCCCGCTCTCGTACGGTATCCACGCCGAGGTCGTCGCCCGAGCACAGGAAGAGGCGTTCTTCAGCCTCGACGCACCGATCCAGCGCGTCGGGACCCCCGACACGCACATGCCGTTCAGCACGCCGCTCGAACAGGAGGTCCTGCCGGACGGTGACCAGGTCGAGAACGCCATCAATCGGATAACGTGA
- a CDS encoding thiamine pyrophosphate-dependent dehydrogenase E1 component subunit alpha — translation MIRRSMANYNLDTPEGRVEALRRMLTIREFDTKAGQYFADGEIPGFVHLYIGEEAVGVGTCGALEPDDYITSTHRGHGHCIAKGLDPKLMMAELFGKESGYCKGKGGSMHIADVDAGMLGANGIVGAGPPLATGAALSIDYQDRDQVALAFFGDGATAQGQVHEAMNMAATWDLPAIFLIENNQYGEATPVEKQHNVNNLSDTAQAYDIPGITVDGMDVTAVYEAVTEARKRARAGDGPTLIEAETYRYHGHYEGDEQNYRTDEELQQWKERDAIDSFKQRLIDRDELSEGEFEDLEANVEATIADAIEFAQESDLPEPEDAYDDMFKEPVPEIEKFAERLRTDGGANGGESR, via the coding sequence ATGATAAGACGTAGCATGGCAAATTATAATTTAGATACACCCGAGGGAAGAGTAGAGGCCCTGCGCCGGATGCTGACCATCAGAGAGTTCGACACCAAGGCGGGACAGTACTTCGCCGACGGTGAGATTCCAGGCTTCGTCCACCTCTATATCGGTGAGGAGGCGGTGGGGGTCGGGACCTGTGGCGCGCTCGAACCGGACGACTACATCACCAGCACACACCGAGGCCACGGACATTGTATCGCGAAGGGGCTGGACCCCAAGCTGATGATGGCCGAACTGTTCGGCAAGGAGAGCGGCTACTGCAAGGGCAAGGGTGGCTCGATGCACATCGCCGACGTCGATGCGGGGATGCTCGGCGCGAACGGTATCGTCGGTGCCGGACCGCCGCTGGCAACGGGTGCCGCGCTCTCAATCGACTACCAGGACCGCGACCAGGTCGCGCTGGCCTTCTTCGGTGACGGTGCGACCGCGCAGGGACAGGTTCACGAGGCCATGAACATGGCCGCGACCTGGGACCTGCCCGCTATCTTCCTCATCGAGAACAACCAGTACGGTGAGGCGACTCCGGTCGAGAAGCAGCACAACGTGAACAACCTCAGCGACACCGCACAGGCATACGACATCCCCGGAATCACCGTCGACGGGATGGACGTGACGGCCGTGTACGAGGCCGTCACCGAGGCACGAAAACGAGCCCGAGCGGGTGACGGACCGACACTCATCGAAGCAGAGACGTACCGATACCACGGTCACTACGAGGGCGACGAACAGAACTACCGGACGGACGAAGAGCTCCAGCAGTGGAAGGAGCGAGACGCGATAGACTCGTTCAAGCAGCGACTCATCGACCGCGACGAACTCAGCGAAGGCGAGTTCGAAGACCTCGAGGCGAACGTCGAAGCGACAATCGCCGATGCCATCGAGTTCGCACAGGAGTCCGACCTGCCCGAGCCCGAAGACGCGTACGACGACATGTTCAAAGAGCCAGTACCCGAGATAGAGAAGTTCGCAGAGCGACTCCGCACCGATGGCGGGGCTAACGGAGGTGAGTCGCGATGA
- a CDS encoding NAD(+)/NADH kinase codes for MAHVGLIVNPSAGRDIRRLTGGASVVDNYAKRRVAECVLNGATLIDETPSVEIMPEKVGIASYAIDEAPPEMDVELVDMTIQETAADTRRAAAHFRETADVVVVLGGDGTTRDAALELGDVPLLSVSTGTNNVVPTPVDGTVAGAAATVIANGVVDADAVTYRHGRIDVEVDDVSGQKSMAGLATVGITDRSFIGTRAVIDPSDLLGGVVTRAHPAEIGLTSVAGCVEPLAPDAPGGVSLSLCDPAQAERSVRAVLAPGMTTTVGLEAHEPLGWGESKTVEGTDCVIGADGERELELTDATVTMTPTADGPRLVDVDAALKAAPEGGALLRGSLSR; via the coding sequence GTGGCTCACGTTGGACTTATCGTCAACCCGTCCGCAGGCCGCGACATCCGTCGCCTCACCGGCGGCGCGAGCGTCGTCGACAACTACGCGAAGCGCCGGGTCGCCGAGTGCGTGCTGAACGGAGCGACCCTCATCGACGAGACACCCAGCGTGGAGATAATGCCCGAGAAGGTCGGCATCGCCTCCTACGCCATCGACGAGGCACCACCGGAGATGGACGTCGAGCTGGTGGATATGACCATCCAGGAGACGGCCGCGGACACGCGACGAGCTGCGGCCCACTTCCGGGAGACCGCCGACGTCGTCGTCGTCCTGGGCGGTGACGGGACGACCCGGGACGCAGCGCTGGAACTCGGCGACGTTCCACTCCTCTCCGTCTCGACGGGGACCAACAACGTCGTTCCGACGCCCGTGGATGGGACCGTCGCCGGTGCAGCAGCGACCGTCATCGCGAACGGCGTGGTCGACGCCGATGCCGTCACCTACCGTCACGGACGAATCGACGTCGAGGTGGATGACGTCTCCGGCCAGAAATCGATGGCCGGGCTGGCGACGGTCGGCATCACCGACCGATCCTTCATCGGAACGAGGGCCGTCATCGACCCGTCCGACCTGCTCGGTGGTGTCGTGACTCGGGCACACCCCGCCGAGATCGGGCTCACGAGCGTCGCGGGCTGTGTCGAGCCCCTGGCCCCCGATGCACCGGGCGGCGTCTCACTCAGCCTCTGTGACCCCGCCCAGGCGGAACGGTCGGTCCGTGCCGTCCTCGCGCCGGGAATGACGACGACCGTCGGGCTCGAAGCGCACGAACCGCTCGGATGGGGCGAATCAAAGACCGTCGAAGGGACCGACTGCGTCATCGGTGCCGATGGCGAGCGCGAGCTCGAACTCACCGATGCGACCGTCACGATGACACCCACTGCCGACGGGCCGCGTCTCGTGGACGTCGATGCCGCGCTCAAGGCCGCCCCCGAGGGCGGTGCATTGCTCCGGGGCAGTCTCTCGCGGTAA
- a CDS encoding IclR family transcriptional regulator has protein sequence MPSKPLKSLVRANRILERLVEMKTASVRELADEFDMPLSTMYEYINTLETLNHITKQADGRYRVATSFLEVGNRVRRDNEIYRTAEPELRRLAEETGEFAGLMIEENNLGVLLSMKKGEKVKRLQVSRTYPGVKSRLHTTAYGKAILSQLPDEEIRAIIEQYGLYPKTENTITDVESLLDEMELVRQRGYAFDDEECFDGMRGIGVPITSQSDDMHAGIAVYGPPNRLDDEVFFEEYPSVVQEYANIIRGNREYS, from the coding sequence ATGCCTTCGAAGCCTCTCAAGTCGCTCGTTCGTGCGAATCGGATACTGGAGAGACTCGTAGAGATGAAGACGGCATCCGTCCGGGAGCTGGCCGATGAGTTCGACATGCCACTCAGTACGATGTACGAGTACATCAACACCCTCGAGACGCTCAACCACATCACGAAACAGGCTGACGGTCGCTACCGTGTGGCGACCTCCTTCCTCGAGGTGGGCAATCGCGTGCGCCGAGACAACGAGATATACCGGACTGCGGAACCCGAGCTTCGACGGCTGGCAGAGGAGACGGGCGAGTTCGCGGGGCTGATGATCGAAGAGAACAACCTCGGTGTGTTGCTGTCGATGAAGAAGGGAGAGAAGGTGAAGCGGCTCCAGGTCAGCCGGACCTATCCCGGGGTCAAGTCCCGCCTACACACCACCGCCTACGGGAAGGCGATCCTCTCGCAGTTACCGGACGAGGAGATCCGGGCCATCATCGAACAGTACGGACTCTACCCGAAGACGGAGAACACCATCACGGACGTCGAGTCCCTGCTCGACGAGATGGAGCTGGTTCGCCAGCGCGGGTACGCGTTCGACGACGAGGAATGCTTCGACGGGATGCGCGGAATCGGTGTCCCGATAACGAGTCAGTCGGACGATATGCACGCTGGAATCGCGGTGTATGGCCCGCCGAACCGCCTCGACGACGAGGTGTTCTTCGAGGAGTACCCCAGCGTCGTCCAGGAGTACGCGAACATCATCCGCGGGAACCGGGAGTATTCGTGA